In one window of Halomarina pelagica DNA:
- the pdxS gene encoding pyridoxal 5'-phosphate synthase lyase subunit PdxS, with protein MSDATNLEDLKRGTDLVKRGFAKMQKGGVIMDVVTREQARIAEDAGAVAVMSLEAVPADIRKRGGVARMADPAALGEIIDEVSIPVMGKCRIGHVTEAQILEATGADMLDESEVLTPADNEYHIEKRAFTAPFVCGARNLPEALRRIDEGAAMIRTKGEAGTGDVNQAVTHQRAIKSAIRELEGKTAEEREKWAREHEAPADLVHETAEMGRLPVVNFAAGGIATPADAALMMHHGCDGIFVGSGIFGAEDPEAMGRAIVEAVNEWDDPERLAEIAAGIGRGMKGQSNVGMREEEKLQGRGV; from the coding sequence ATGAGCGACGCGACGAACCTGGAGGACTTGAAGCGCGGGACGGACCTCGTGAAGCGCGGGTTCGCGAAGATGCAGAAGGGGGGCGTCATCATGGACGTCGTCACCCGCGAGCAGGCGCGCATCGCGGAGGACGCGGGCGCGGTGGCCGTGATGAGTCTGGAGGCCGTCCCCGCCGACATCAGGAAGCGCGGCGGCGTCGCCCGGATGGCCGATCCCGCCGCGCTCGGCGAGATCATCGACGAGGTCTCGATCCCCGTGATGGGCAAGTGCCGCATCGGACACGTCACGGAGGCGCAGATCCTCGAAGCGACGGGCGCGGACATGCTCGACGAGTCCGAGGTCCTGACCCCCGCCGACAACGAGTACCACATCGAGAAGCGGGCGTTCACCGCGCCGTTCGTCTGCGGCGCGCGGAACCTCCCCGAGGCGCTCCGGCGGATCGACGAGGGCGCGGCCATGATCCGCACGAAGGGCGAGGCGGGCACCGGCGACGTCAACCAGGCGGTCACCCATCAGCGCGCGATCAAGAGCGCCATCCGGGAACTCGAGGGCAAGACCGCGGAGGAGCGCGAGAAGTGGGCGCGCGAGCACGAAGCGCCGGCCGACCTCGTCCACGAGACGGCGGAGATGGGCCGCCTGCCCGTGGTGAACTTCGCCGCCGGGGGGATCGCCACGCCCGCCGACGCCGCGCTCATGATGCACCACGGCTGCGACGGCATCTTCGTCGGGTCGGGCATCTTCGGCGCGGAGGACCCCGAGGCCATGGGCCGGGCCATCGTCGAGGCCGTCAACGAGTGGGACGACCCCGAGCGCCTCGCGGAGATCGCCGCGGGCATCGGCCGCGGCATGAAGGGCCAGTCGAACGTCGGCATGCGCGAGGAGGAGAAGCTACAGGGCCGCGGCGTCTGA